The DNA window ACGGCGCGACGACTTTTCGCCCGCATGCGTGAAGTTTATGACCGAATCGCTCCGCGATTTAGCCGCGCAGTATGAACGCATCGGCGGCAAACTCATTCTGCGACGCGGCTTTTTCATCGAGGCGTTGAAAGAGGTCGTCAAAGAATCCGAGGCGAGAGCGATTTACTTCAACGAGGATTACGAGCCTTTC is part of the Kiritimatiellia bacterium genome and encodes:
- a CDS encoding deoxyribodipyrimidine photo-lyase produces the protein MNRIIVWHRRDLRIFDNVALSEALKETRDIVPLFIFADDILKRRDDFSPACVKFMTESLRDLAAQYERIGGKLILRRGFFIEALKEVVKESEARAIYFNEDYEPF